The DNA region TTCAGAACCCAAGCCACCCCCAAGTGACTGGTCGCTGTATTCAGCACGGCAGGGGATAGGTGCCAGGACAGGGCCCTGGTCCCCCCTCCTTCCACTGGATGCCAGACTTCTTTCTCACGGCCTCAGTCTCCTGTCTCAAGTGGGTACTGACTGCTCTGTTCAGTACTCACTGGGCCTGTGCCAGGCATGCCCATGACCCCGTGCCACACCCGAGCTGGATACTGAGTCACACACACACCATCAACACGCAAGCCTCTCTGAACAGAACTCCAGTGCCTTTTCTGGaagttattattttctaaaataaatttatttatttatttatttatggctgtgtgttgggtctttgttgctgggcacgggctttctctagttgcggcgagtgggggctactcttcattgtggtgtgcgggcttctcactgcggtggcttctcttgtggagcacggctctaggcacgcgggcttcagtagttgtggctcgtgggctgtagagctcaggcttagtggtggtggcgcacaggcttagctgctccgcggcatgtgggatcttcccggactgtggcttgaacccgtgtcccctgcactggcaggtggattcttaactgcaccaccagggaagtccctctggaaGTTATTGAACCATCCCCAGAAAACTGTACTTGCACCAGGTCTGGTTGATTTGACACAGTTTCAAAGGGCTTTTCAGTTTCTGATATCCACTCTCAGGCCCAGGTAAAGAAACTCTGCTCTAGACCAACTGTCTCCTTGTACAGCTGTGAGAAAGGTCCAGAGTAAAAGGAGTGACCTGTTATCAGTCTGGCCAGAGGGTAGCTATTCCGGTTCCTAGAGCTGGATATTCCTTATCTGCTCTTTGATGGCCCTTATCGGTTAGTTGTAACAGTGCCACACTCTAGAAATCACCTGCCACTCCTCTCCTCGTCTGCTGGATGGGACAGCCCAAAGGCGATGGAGAGGAGAACAGGTGACAGCCTGGGGTCCAGGAACTGAGGCGGCACCCAGGGTCCCTTGCTGGGCCAACTGCCTCATGACCCCTTCAACCCCTGAACAGTTcgcaatacaaatttatttatgcaAGTATTTATACAGACCACAAACACTCGGGGATGCCTCCGCCCCCTTAACGGCCCAGAACCCAGACTCAGAAGGTTAAGAGGCTTCCAGCCTCAGGGGCCAGAGGTGAGTTCTCAGGAAGCAGTTTCTTGGCCTGAGAAGATCCAGGGGGCCAGACGAAAGAGGCGTGACCAGGGCGGAGCTCCGACGGGGAAGGCGGGGCCTGAGGTCAGAGCTGGGCGCGGCTTCCGGGCACGGGGCGGAGCCTGAAGCGTGGTTTGGCCCTCAGCTTGTTACCGCGAGTAGGGGCCTGCGCCTGCAGCCCCGGGTTTACGGGCACCCCTCTCCACTGGGGGCAGTGGGAAGGGAATGGGGTCCACAGGCCAGGCCACCTACACGTAAGCGTTTTTCCCGTACTTGCCAAAGCTGCTGTCGCCTTCTTCATCCGAGGCCGAGGTGGGCAGGCGGGCAGCGAGGCTTTTGGCGGGCATTGCCGGGGCCTTGTACGGAAGCCGGATGCTGGCAGGGGAGAGAACCTGGGTCAGAGGGAGATGCGGCCCTCGGCCCtcgccccgcgccccgcccctCGCGGCACGCCCTCCCTTACCTGGCGCCGTGGTCCTCGTCCCGAGAGCCGCAGCAGTTGGAGAAGAGGCAGATGCCACCCAGGATGGCGAGCAGGGAGGCGCTCCAGCCCAGGTAGAGGGCGGGGCCCAGCTCGTACCTGGGGACAAGAACGATGAGCAGGTGGTGCTAGCTCAGGGTGGGGCAGAGGCCCACCCACTACCCCCGTGGGTGGGGCTCCCACACTCACTTGGTTCCGGGGTACAAGGGGTCGAAGAAGTCCCGGGTGATGTTGAAGGCGTACCAGGAGATGGCCACAATCCCACAGAcacctgggggagggagaggagaaccGCACTAGGCCCTGCGGAGGAAGGGCGGCCCAGAGAGCAGGACGTGGGCATGAAGTCCAAGAGCAAGTTTCACTGGATCCCTTTCGCTTCCCCTCTCCAGCTCATGACTCTTCTGTTTCCTACGTCAACTGCAGGCTGCTCGATCCAGCCCCCAGGACCCTACCGCGCCCACCTCTCCTGTCTGTCTCCACTCTGCTCATCAGCCCCTCTTCCCCCTGTTTATCCCCGACCTGCCCTGGCATTCCTACCTCTAGCGCCTGGACCACAGTTTCCTCGCTGGGAATCTGCTCATCCAAGTCCTACCCATCCTCAAAAGCCCAAGCAGTCTTCCCCATCATCCTTGCCTGCTCTGACTCCCCTTTCCTTGGCCTCCTAGAGCCCTCAGCGCTGTGCCAGGTCTTCACCAGTCGGTGCATGAAGGCCTGAAGCCAGCCGGGCCCCCGGACTACGGGTCCAGCCTGGCCGCCCCCTGGGGCTTGTCTTCCAGCAAGCCACCTGGcctttctgagcctgtttccacATCTGGAGAACAGGACAAGACCTGCCCTGCCAACAGGCTTTTTGTGAGGTGATGCGTGCAGAAATGTTTTGCAAATTGAAAAGGGGTGGTGAGTCACATGGTACTGTTATTgtgtacagtgtgtgtgtgtgtgtgtgtgtgtctgtgtgtgtgcacatgtccTAACTCTGGGCTTCCCATCCAGGATGTAAGCTCTGGAAGGCAGAAACTCTCACCTTTGGAGTCCCTCCCACACCTCACTCCTGCCTGGCTCCTAGTGCGGGCTCAAGAAATATTGCTGATGGACTGATTTGTAACCAAGGGATCTGGTGAGTATGGGTGAGAGTGGGGTGAGCAGGGAGAGAGGGCAGGTGTCAATGCAAAGGGGAAGGTGAGGCAACCCTGCAGTCTGGGCCACgggccaccccacccccaccacggCACAGCGTCCCCCCATCACTTGCCCCAATTACCAGCCAGTATGTGTAGGGCCCCTGCGGTGGCCGCCAGCTTGGCTTTCCTGGAGGGCTCCAGACCTCCAATGTTCGTGCAGCGCAGCCCCACCATGCCTAGGGAGAGGCCCAGGAAGCCCAGGAGGATGGCGGTGATCATGAGCGCCCGGCAGGCCTGGATGTACCCTAGGGAGGTGGGAGGCAGCCATGGGTCCCGGAGCCGGCCCCTTCCCCTCCATCTGCTCGCCCGGCTACGACAGTCAGCCCCTTATACAACCTGCTCAGGTCTCAGTCCCTAAAAGCCCTCAAGTCCTCTCCCTGTCCTTCAGGCCCCATCCAGCCTAAAGGGTCAGGCTGAGGGGTCACACCCCCCTCCATCCCAGGAGCTCACCTCGGTGCCAACGAGGCTCAGCGCCGCCTGACCCCCCCGCCTGCGCAGGCGCACTTCGCCTCTACCTCCGTTACAGGGCTTCTCCTCGGAGCCACTGACACTTTGGCCGGATAATGCTTTGTTCTGGGGGGCATTctctgcattgtaggatgtttagcagcatccttggcctctgcccactagacgTCAGTAGCAGTCCCCCCACACAGGACAATCAAAACGTTTAGACATCGTCAaaaaatcacccctggttgagaaccgcCGTGCTCTGCCGGGTATTACAGACACTGCACCCAAgcaccccctccctttccccacatCTACTAGGTCCCATTTACTGCCCAGCGCAGGGCCTGACATCCTGAACTGAGCCTCTTCCTGGAGTGACCGATAGGGGGCAGCAGTGGCCTATGGGTCACTGGGTAAAGGGCAGGTTCTTATCTGGAACGTGGGATACCTGGGCCTAGGACCAATCCAGGTCAGTCTAGCTCATATGCTTTCAGTGCCTGTTTCCCCTTTCTCAAACTCCCTTTCTGgccccccttcctccttctctgtcttTGATAGTTGCCAAGCACTCCCAAGGACCTTGCACCCTTTTACCAGGTGGGGCAGTGCCACCTGTGTTGAAGGGGAAAGGCTGGGTCCCTGCCAGGAGGATGTGAAGCGGCCCAGAGTTGGTGGGCAGGGAAGACCGACCAAGTTCTCTGGGAGCATTCTCTTATTCCCAGCCACTCCTTCCGGAGttcccaccctctccccatcCAGCCATCCAGCCATCCCCACCTGGGGCAGACCAGCTCCGGATCCTCAGGTAGCTCTCGTAGACAAAGAGAGATTATTGAAGGGCCCATAAGAGCATGGGCGGGGTGGCTGCGAGGTGGATAATTGATAGGAACCTTCCCAGGACCAGAACCAGCCTGGGAAGGAAGTATCAGCTGGCTCGTGATACACACGAGTCTGGATTCCAGCCCCCTACCACCTGCGTGGCTCTGGGCAGGCCACCTTGcagttttccagcttctggaagaTGAGGTTACTAACACCGCCAACAGCGGGGCTGTTATCAGCACTGAAATGGTGCATGTGAAGCATGCAGCACAATGCCTGGAACCTCAACCTGGGCAGCTGCACTCTCTGCTCTCCCCCTCAGCACGCCCTCGCACCCCCGTCTTTCATTGTCTTTCGTGCACACTCACGAGAGGTTTCAAGCAGCAGTCCAAGTTGGGGCCCCTCCTTACACCATGGTGTGGTTGAGGGGTAAGTCAGAAGGGGGTGGCCAGGGCTGCTGAGTGGCTGCCGCCAATGTCCGTTCTGGCCACCCAGCATTCTGGATGTCTAGCCCAGACTGTACTCAACTTTTACAGAGGGCTTTTTTCGGGGGGGGCAGCATCCTGGATGGGATGAGAGCATGAAGCCCCTGCAGCTGCCTCAGGAGATTCTGGGAATAGTGGGGGCACGAGAGACCCACCTGGACTCCCTAATGGCTCAGAGCATCTTTGACATACACGGGGGCGATTTCATGGCATGCTGACCTCGGCTCTTTCCCCTACCCTCTGGCCCCTGCAGCAGGGGGCCTGGAAAAGCATGACGGCTCCGTGAGCACCCAGTGAGGGCATGGGAGCTGCACTGCATAGGGTTTCTTGTCATCCCCTCTTGGCCTGGTGAGGGGCCGACTGAAGGACTCTCCTGGGGAATAATGGGGGTGCTACTCATAGGTGGGCAGGGAGCAGGATGATGCTTCAGCCACCAGGGAGAAACTTTCTGGGCCAAAAGAGCTGTAGGCTCCAGCCCGCCAAGAACCTCAAAAAAGTACGTTGACCCGAGAAccccaaacacatacacacacacacccctgcttACAGTGGACACTGAGATGTGCAAGTAGGACTCCCTTTAAAACAGTCCTTTAGGACTCACCATAGTGGTGAAACCAATGCCCCAGTGGAAGCCTGGCGAAGCTACTGAGACTTTTAAGTATCTCAACCCCCAAGAATCCAAGACGAGGTTTCCTCTTCATCCCACGAGCCCCAGCACTCCCACCCTGAAACTAAAATGCTGAATTTGATTGAGCGAATATAGATGCTCACATCACATTAACATTTTGCACATTTTATCTCATATAATCCTCACGACCACCTGGTGAACCAGTGCTGTTATGACCGTAATCTTACAGATGGGTCAAATGCAGCTCATTTTGTCACCTGCCCGGGGCACAGAGCTAGTCAAAGGCAGGTGCTGAAGCCGGCACTCTGGCCCCAGTGCCTGCACTTGTAGCC from Mesoplodon densirostris isolate mMesDen1 chromosome 16, mMesDen1 primary haplotype, whole genome shotgun sequence includes:
- the CLDN15 gene encoding claudin-15, giving the protein MSVAVEIFGFFISALGLLMLGVTLTHSSWRVSTVHGNVITTSTVFENLWYSCATDSLGVYNCWEFPSMLALSGYIQACRALMITAILLGFLGLSLGMVGLRCTNIGGLEPSRKAKLAATAGALHILAGVCGIVAISWYAFNITRDFFDPLYPGTKYELGPALYLGWSASLLAILGGICLFSNCCGSRDEDHGASIRLPYKAPAMPAKSLAARLPTSASDEEGDSSFGKYGKNAYV